In Labrus bergylta chromosome 1, fLabBer1.1, whole genome shotgun sequence, one genomic interval encodes:
- the c1h4orf33 gene encoding UPF0462 protein C4orf33 homolog yields MQFLIEHTWDSSPVTHDPVRLVFSPGQEGMKIEVFGPFFNDPAGPACPQSQPFPGLWDYEVVESFFLDSSTENYLEVELCPHGQHLILLLSGVRQAFMQQLPMVFKTTITDNRWMGEALVPWSYFPPNVNKMNSYSIHGSGEKRTYEALYPIPKEEIVDGQKPNFHRLEYFQNFRLQSIMGEDWVQPETDLWKDKA; encoded by the exons ATGCAGTTTTTGATTGAGCACACCTGGGACAGCAGCCCTGTGACTCATGACCCTGTCAGGCTCGTTTTCTCTCCTGGACAAGAGGGAATGAAAATTGAAGTGTTTGGTCCCTTCTTCAATGACCCAGCAGGTCCGGCATGTCCCCAGAGTCAACCCTTCCCTGGACTGTGGGATTATGAAG TTGTGGAGTCTTTCTTCCTTGATAGTTCAACAGAAAACTACCTAGAAGTGGAACTTTGTCC tCATGGGCAGCACCTGATTCTATTGCTGTCTGGAGTTCGCCAAGCATTCATG CAACAACTGCCCATGGTGTTTAAAACCACAATAACAGACAACAGGTGGATGGGTGAGGCTCTTGTACCCTGGTCATACTTTCCTCCCAATGTCAATAAGATGAACTCTTACTCCATCCATGGCTCAGGTGAGAAGCGTACGTATGAGGCTCTCTATCCTATCCCCAAAGAGGAGATAGTGGACGGACAAAAACCAAACTT CCACCGTTTGGAGTATTTCCAAAATTTTCGCCTTCAAAGCATCATGGGAGAAGATTGGGTCCAGCCAGAGACTGATCTGTGGAAGGACAAGGCCTGA